Proteins co-encoded in one Petrotoga miotherma DSM 10691 genomic window:
- a CDS encoding ECF transporter S component — protein sequence MKTKDLAISGIMIALVFVLTFAIKVPVPFTRGYVHLGDSIIFISAILFGRRVGALAGGLGSALADLVGGYAYWAIPTLIIKSVMGALIGWVSDSYRNKYSGKKELTIFLSSIGIWLAFSLTLSLFLNNLITNLTTSPLTNNLMNELGYESIEELENFLLNARGLINIILLAIPIALILISLFLRGKSSTLFRLGNLMGSMIAGLWMVIGYFFAGRIIVGNWVMPIFEVPWNVLQFTVGILVAYIVLFGLQKTKLFENSQK from the coding sequence TTGAAGACGAAAGATCTTGCAATTTCTGGTATAATGATTGCCTTAGTTTTTGTTTTAACCTTTGCTATAAAAGTTCCTGTACCGTTCACAAGGGGTTACGTACATTTGGGAGATAGCATAATATTCATTTCAGCAATTTTGTTTGGTAGGAGGGTTGGAGCCTTAGCTGGGGGATTGGGTTCCGCTTTGGCAGATTTGGTTGGAGGTTATGCTTATTGGGCTATACCCACTTTAATTATAAAGTCCGTTATGGGGGCTTTAATCGGTTGGGTTTCTGATAGTTATAGAAACAAATATTCGGGCAAAAAAGAACTTACTATCTTTCTCTCAAGTATAGGTATATGGTTGGCTTTTTCCTTAACTCTTTCCTTATTCTTAAACAACTTGATAACGAATTTAACGACATCTCCTTTGACTAACAATCTAATGAATGAATTGGGATATGAAAGTATAGAAGAGTTAGAAAATTTTTTATTAAACGCTAGAGGGTTAATCAACATTATTCTTTTAGCAATACCTATAGCCCTAATACTAATTTCGTTGTTCCTTAGAGGAAAGAGTTCAACACTTTTCAGACTAGGTAATTTGATGGGAAGTATGATAGCCGGTCTATGGATGGTTATAGGATATTTTTTTGCAGGTAGAATTATAGTTGGTAATTGGGTGATGCCTATTTTTGAAGTACCTTGGAATGTTTTACAATTCACCGTAGGAATTCTCGTTGCATATATAGTGTTATTCGGTCTACAAAAGACAAAACTTTTTGAAAATTCCCAAAAGTAA
- a CDS encoding pyridoxal phosphate-dependent aminotransferase, whose translation MKISQRVLNTQFSPIRKLVPYAERAKEQGKKVYLLNIGQPDIETPKAFFEGIKKYSSKVIYYSHSAGLLELREAFSDYYKLWDIDFDPQELIVTTGGSEAAIFALASVADPGDEVMVIEPFYANYKGFAEMLNIKLCPVKSDPETGYAVPSKQEFEKAYNEKVRAIIFSNPSNPTGAVYSYDEVKRIVDFAKEKDIFVISDEVYKEFTFDGTKHVSVMNFEDRDRFILIDSVSKRYSACGARIGVFATKNKKLLEQVMKFAQSRLSPPLLAQFGVLGLLKDLGKDYYQGVALEYQKRRDAAYEEIKKIEGAVCKKPHGSFYLSVKLPIDDSEEFIKWMLTDFDVNGETVMVSPLSGFYATPGAGKQEIRIAYVLNSEELRKACNILKEAENVYNERKIKVK comes from the coding sequence ATGAAAATATCTCAAAGAGTTTTAAATACACAATTTTCTCCTATTAGAAAGTTAGTTCCTTACGCAGAAAGGGCAAAGGAACAAGGTAAAAAAGTTTACCTTTTAAACATAGGACAGCCTGATATTGAAACACCTAAGGCATTCTTCGAAGGAATAAAAAAATATTCATCCAAAGTAATTTATTACAGTCATTCTGCTGGCCTATTAGAGTTACGTGAGGCTTTTTCCGATTATTATAAGTTGTGGGATATAGACTTTGATCCCCAAGAGTTGATCGTTACTACAGGTGGAAGTGAGGCAGCAATTTTCGCCTTGGCATCTGTTGCTGATCCAGGGGATGAAGTAATGGTTATAGAGCCTTTTTATGCTAATTATAAAGGTTTTGCAGAGATGTTAAATATAAAACTTTGCCCAGTAAAATCGGATCCCGAAACCGGTTATGCCGTTCCAAGTAAACAAGAATTCGAAAAAGCTTACAACGAAAAGGTAAGAGCAATAATCTTTTCAAATCCTTCAAATCCCACAGGGGCTGTGTACAGTTATGATGAAGTAAAAAGAATCGTTGACTTTGCAAAAGAAAAAGACATATTTGTAATATCAGATGAGGTATATAAAGAATTCACTTTTGACGGGACTAAGCATGTATCCGTCATGAATTTTGAAGACAGAGACAGATTCATTTTAATCGACAGCGTATCGAAAAGGTACAGCGCTTGTGGAGCAAGAATTGGAGTTTTTGCTACTAAAAACAAGAAACTTTTAGAGCAAGTTATGAAATTTGCTCAATCTCGATTATCTCCACCTTTGTTGGCTCAATTTGGTGTTTTAGGGTTACTCAAGGATTTGGGGAAAGATTATTATCAAGGTGTTGCTTTAGAGTACCAAAAAAGAAGGGATGCTGCATACGAAGAGATAAAAAAGATCGAAGGAGCCGTTTGTAAGAAACCCCATGGTTCATTTTATCTCTCCGTTAAACTACCGATCGATGATTCTGAGGAGTTCATCAAGTGGATGCTTACCGACTTCGATGTGAATGGAGAAACTGTTATGGTTTCACCGTTGTCAGGTTTTTATGCTACACCAGGTGCTGGCAAGCAAGAAATAAGAATCGCTTATGTATTAAACAGTGAAGAGTTAAGAAAGGCTTGTAATATCCTAAAAGAAGCTGAGAACGTTTACAATGAGAGAAAAATAAAAGTTAAATGA
- a CDS encoding RluA family pseudouridine synthase, producing MEKETTVNEKNYYSRLDTFIRKNYPEIKLGAIYSLIRKGFVKVNEKRVKKNNYILEIGDNVKIILAENKLEEISRPAQPSLKARPVSFDIIYEDKNLLVINKPAKVSVHPGSKEEMATIIEGVMHYSRGEFEPHLVHRLDKLTSGVMVVAKNKQTARELTQLIKSRETKKYYLTLLVGNLNKKSGELVSTVYGKTAQLKYQLKKKFDLFGDIYSLVEIELYTGRKHQIRVQFADLGFPIAGDDNHGDKKRNKLLRKNYGLKRIFLHASKISFDYNNQHYDFSAPLSEDLQIVLDKLEKSTKRN from the coding sequence TTGGAAAAAGAAACAACAGTCAACGAAAAAAATTATTATTCTAGGTTGGACACGTTTATAAGAAAAAATTATCCCGAAATAAAGTTGGGAGCTATTTACAGTTTGATAAGAAAAGGTTTTGTTAAAGTCAACGAAAAGAGGGTCAAAAAGAACAATTATATTTTAGAAATAGGAGACAACGTTAAAATTATTCTGGCTGAAAATAAATTAGAAGAAATATCCAGACCTGCTCAACCTTCTTTAAAAGCAAGACCAGTCTCTTTTGATATTATCTATGAAGATAAAAACCTTCTAGTGATAAACAAACCCGCCAAAGTATCTGTACACCCTGGTTCTAAAGAAGAAATGGCAACGATAATCGAGGGAGTGATGCACTACTCACGAGGTGAATTTGAGCCTCACTTGGTACATCGTTTAGACAAATTAACGTCTGGGGTAATGGTTGTGGCGAAAAATAAACAAACAGCTCGTGAGTTAACACAGTTAATCAAAAGTAGGGAAACAAAAAAATATTACTTAACCTTATTAGTAGGAAATTTAAATAAAAAAAGTGGCGAATTAGTTTCTACAGTTTATGGCAAAACAGCCCAGTTAAAATATCAGCTTAAGAAAAAATTCGATTTATTTGGGGATATATATTCTTTGGTAGAGATTGAATTATACACAGGCAGAAAACATCAAATAAGAGTTCAATTCGCTGATTTAGGTTTTCCCATTGCTGGGGATGATAATCACGGAGATAAAAAGAGAAACAAGCTCTTAAGAAAGAATTATGGTTTAAAAAGAATTTTTCTTCATGCTAGTAAGATTTCTTTTGATTATAATAATCAGCATTATGATTTTTCCGCACCACTGAGCGAAGATCTTCAAATTGTATTGGACAAATTGGAGAAGAGCACAAAGAGGAATTGA
- a CDS encoding metallophosphoesterase, producing the protein MKVFLSDLHIGLGNESDDFIYDDRLIKLLRDLDDENNELFIVGDFFELSNLINDGLMVDTASEYAEKFDPSLIDAIFASHEKMIEEFRKFSKKHRIYYIAGNHDYYVLLNQKINEKIKETFENCEILPYYYDPNLRLFVIHGNQFDIVNRLSKDKDGNLIPPFAEYMNKYMNYNFGKVAGKILPAELYSDYQNIYPQLDVFKWLDIIKEKYDLNYNLKNKWIETFTQLIKTPQVKKWMKINFPGVNILSNIFVNNLGGMKLGEAIVRVGMFFRSMRNSNSLLMKAEELLNDKFYIPKEYLIGFYDQDISFAKGEIKGIVMGHNHRASFNIIKNGGSKEVYINTGTWKFMVNRNFGINRNEFIKKKLISYLLIDDSNKSMNFKLVREEAF; encoded by the coding sequence ATGAAGGTTTTTCTAAGTGATTTGCACATCGGTTTAGGTAACGAATCCGATGACTTTATATACGATGACAGACTAATCAAGTTACTACGTGATCTTGATGATGAAAACAATGAGTTATTTATCGTTGGAGATTTTTTTGAGTTATCTAACTTAATCAATGATGGTCTCATGGTGGATACGGCTTCTGAATATGCAGAAAAATTTGATCCGTCTTTAATAGATGCAATATTTGCTAGCCACGAAAAGATGATCGAAGAGTTCCGAAAATTTTCAAAAAAACATCGAATTTATTATATCGCAGGTAACCACGATTACTATGTTCTTTTAAATCAAAAAATAAATGAAAAGATCAAAGAAACATTTGAAAATTGTGAAATTTTACCCTATTATTATGATCCAAACTTAAGATTATTTGTAATACACGGTAATCAGTTCGATATAGTCAACAGATTGAGCAAAGATAAAGATGGAAACCTTATTCCCCCATTTGCAGAGTACATGAACAAATACATGAATTATAATTTTGGAAAAGTCGCCGGGAAAATTCTACCTGCTGAGCTTTATTCAGATTATCAAAATATTTATCCTCAGTTGGATGTTTTCAAGTGGTTGGATATTATAAAAGAAAAATATGATCTTAATTACAATTTAAAAAACAAATGGATTGAAACCTTCACACAACTGATTAAAACCCCTCAGGTAAAAAAGTGGATGAAAATAAACTTTCCTGGTGTAAATATTCTATCCAATATATTTGTGAATAACTTGGGGGGCATGAAGTTAGGTGAAGCTATAGTTAGAGTAGGAATGTTCTTCAGAAGTATGAGAAATTCGAATTCTCTTTTAATGAAGGCAGAAGAACTTTTAAACGATAAATTCTATATACCGAAAGAATATCTTATTGGGTTTTATGATCAAGATATTTCTTTTGCTAAGGGAGAAATAAAGGGAATAGTTATGGGTCATAACCATAGAGCGTCCTTTAATATCATAAAAAACGGAGGCTCAAAAGAAGTTTATATTAATACTGGAACATGGAAATTCATGGTAAATAGAAATTTTGGAATAAATAGAAATGAGTTCATCAAAAAAAAGTTAATTTCCTATCTGTTGATAGACGACTCAAATAAGTCCATGAATTTTAAATTAGTGAGAGAAGAGGCGTTTTAA
- a CDS encoding DUF5693 family protein, with product MNKIRKPIIFITLFSSLIFFFYAFYIDYQNSKNYSILPTEDQLNSVQKSGYNFMAYNQYAILKDFESQGFKEDQSFLRELSNQYDYVLVVEFSDFDKYFTEIKDKLDKDILNNMRYVHYIKSGEIDKFDDQMIVQRFHRALKERKIRYFLFPDHPRTPELMRLVQKDLGTPVTIDSIKYYSPTVIFLWVGFGLITMNLFVYIPLFSILYILAFFFLYNWSFTLAATLFSIIIFFRISKNNLLKIIGYALLFGVLVYMSAYNSLFIFKLNNVRGVKILLLVLPLLVLLKAFMDFTGFKFSKFNISESFKKVKEFKFNKSDVLLLIFVAFAGIIYVVRSSNWAFVTNFERRARDALERALIARPRTKELISYLFYYTTPLSGRRFIWDFFKALLPVSILDTFLHIHTPLNLSVLRTINGFLVSLLLLLVIILIENMYRKFIHSGQEPYKQEENIREENSTAEEGIE from the coding sequence ATGAACAAAATAAGAAAGCCGATAATTTTTATTACCTTATTCAGCTCTTTGATTTTCTTCTTTTACGCATTTTATATTGATTATCAAAATTCTAAAAACTATTCTATATTGCCTACAGAAGATCAACTGAATTCTGTACAGAAAAGTGGCTATAATTTCATGGCTTATAACCAATATGCCATATTAAAAGATTTTGAATCTCAGGGCTTCAAAGAAGATCAATCTTTTTTAAGAGAATTATCAAACCAATACGATTACGTACTAGTTGTCGAATTTTCTGATTTTGATAAGTATTTTACGGAAATAAAAGATAAGTTAGATAAAGATATTCTAAATAATATGAGATATGTACATTACATCAAATCTGGAGAGATAGATAAATTTGACGATCAAATGATAGTTCAAAGATTTCATAGGGCCTTGAAAGAAAGAAAGATAAGATACTTTTTGTTTCCTGATCATCCAAGGACCCCAGAGCTAATGAGATTAGTTCAAAAAGATTTAGGAACCCCCGTTACAATCGATTCAATTAAGTACTATTCTCCTACAGTTATCTTTCTATGGGTAGGTTTTGGGCTCATCACAATGAATTTATTTGTATATATACCCCTTTTTTCTATCTTATATATTTTAGCTTTTTTCTTTTTATACAATTGGTCTTTCACTTTGGCGGCAACTTTGTTTTCAATCATCATCTTTTTTAGAATTTCTAAAAATAACCTTCTAAAAATAATTGGCTACGCTTTATTGTTTGGAGTTTTAGTGTATATGAGCGCTTACAACTCTTTATTTATCTTCAAGCTTAATAACGTTAGAGGGGTCAAAATCCTACTTTTAGTTTTGCCTTTGTTAGTACTGTTAAAAGCGTTTATGGATTTTACCGGTTTTAAATTTAGCAAATTTAATATCTCAGAATCCTTTAAGAAGGTTAAAGAGTTTAAATTTAACAAGTCAGATGTTTTATTACTAATTTTTGTCGCATTCGCTGGAATTATATACGTAGTAAGAAGCTCAAACTGGGCTTTCGTTACAAATTTTGAAAGAAGAGCTAGGGATGCGTTAGAGAGGGCGCTTATAGCAAGGCCAAGAACAAAAGAACTTATTTCATATTTGTTTTATTACACTACTCCTCTTTCAGGGAGGAGATTTATATGGGACTTTTTTAAGGCGCTGCTACCAGTATCGATACTTGACACTTTTTTACATATTCACACACCGTTGAATTTAAGTGTTCTACGAACGATCAACGGCTTTTTAGTTTCTCTTTTACTTTTGTTAGTTATAATATTGATAGAAAACATGTATAGAAAGTTTATACATTCAGGCCAAGAACCATATAAACAAGAAGAAAATATTAGAGAAGAAAATTCAACCGCCGAGGAGGGGATAGAATGA
- a CDS encoding carbohydrate ABC transporter permease, producing the protein MSKSKIIKVLSMTIVVIALIWTLYPLMWILFSSFKTPIDQFTIPPKWIPENFTLRNYKIFFSNTEFVRAFLNSIIVTASSTILALILGIPAAYGLARFKWKHASLLSFIILLARMTPPIVMVLPFFLISRILNLSGTYIPIIMASSFFSVPFAVWMMQGFFSEIPESLEEAAMIDGCTRFESLRKIVLPLVLPGISATSILCALVSWNEFLFALILTGQETRTLPVLVNMFVSEKNVDWGVMSAAALITVIPMIIFGLLVQNNLVRGLTAGSGK; encoded by the coding sequence ATGAGTAAAAGTAAAATTATAAAAGTATTGTCAATGACAATAGTAGTTATAGCGTTAATTTGGACGCTTTATCCACTTATGTGGATTCTTTTTTCATCCTTTAAAACACCTATTGATCAGTTCACTATTCCACCAAAGTGGATCCCAGAAAATTTTACTTTGAGGAATTATAAGATTTTTTTTAGTAACACCGAATTCGTAAGAGCCTTCTTAAATAGTATTATAGTCACCGCCTCCTCCACTATTTTAGCACTAATCCTTGGTATACCAGCGGCTTATGGTTTGGCTCGTTTTAAATGGAAACATGCAAGTCTATTGTCATTTATTATATTGTTAGCACGTATGACTCCTCCGATTGTTATGGTGTTACCTTTTTTCTTAATTTCTCGCATTCTAAATCTATCAGGAACATACATACCTATTATCATGGCTAGTTCTTTTTTCAGCGTACCTTTTGCGGTGTGGATGATGCAAGGATTTTTTTCTGAAATTCCTGAATCACTAGAGGAAGCTGCTATGATAGATGGTTGTACGAGATTTGAATCGTTGAGAAAAATAGTTCTTCCCTTAGTATTGCCAGGAATTTCGGCAACTTCAATATTATGTGCACTCGTATCATGGAATGAATTTTTATTCGCCTTAATTTTAACTGGCCAAGAAACTAGAACACTGCCTGTACTTGTGAATATGTTTGTAAGTGAAAAGAATGTTGATTGGGGGGTAATGAGCGCTGCTGCGTTAATCACTGTTATACCCATGATAATCTTCGGACTACTTGTTCAAAACAATTTGGTTAGAGGGTTAACTGCAGGAAGTGGAAAATAA
- a CDS encoding superoxide dismutase, giving the protein MAFELPKLSYPYDALEPYIDATTMEIHHTKHHGGYVKNLNAALEKYPEWTSKSIEDILKDLDNIPADIRTTVRNNGGGHYNHSLFWTIMGPNGGGKPSGKLAESIDKTFGSFDKFKEEFSNAAATRFGSGWAWMVLDNYGHLSILSTPNQDNPIMYSLKPVLGLDVWEHAYYLKYQNRRPEYIQAWWNIVNWEEVNKRYELLIK; this is encoded by the coding sequence ATGGCTTTTGAATTACCAAAATTGAGTTATCCTTACGATGCGCTAGAACCTTACATAGATGCAACAACAATGGAGATTCACCATACTAAGCATCATGGAGGTTACGTTAAAAATTTAAATGCGGCTTTAGAAAAGTATCCTGAATGGACAAGTAAAAGTATAGAAGATATCCTCAAGGATTTAGACAATATACCCGCTGATATTAGAACAACAGTAAGGAACAACGGAGGTGGACATTACAATCATTCTTTATTTTGGACAATAATGGGACCCAACGGTGGTGGTAAACCTTCTGGAAAGTTAGCTGAAAGTATTGATAAAACATTCGGAAGCTTCGACAAATTTAAAGAAGAATTTTCAAATGCAGCAGCAACAAGATTTGGAAGTGGATGGGCTTGGATGGTTTTAGATAACTACGGGCATCTTTCAATTCTATCCACCCCAAATCAAGATAACCCGATTATGTACAGTTTGAAACCTGTGTTGGGCTTGGATGTTTGGGAACACGCTTATTATTTGAAATATCAAAACAGGAGACCAGAATACATACAAGCTTGGTGGAACATAGTTAATTGGGAAGAAGTAAATAAAAGATATGAATTGTTGATCAAATAA